CACGGGCGCAGCGTCCTACATTTCCAAGCTTGAGAAGTATCAAAAGGCGACAGGCCTGAAGGATGCCGTCATCACGGGCATCTGCACGTTGAAGGACCACCGTGCTGCACTCGGGATCATGGATTTCAGCTTTCTTGGCGGTTCGATGGGATCGGTCGTTGGCGAGAAGCTCACGCGGCTCATCGAGAAAGCCACGGAAAAGGAATTGCCGTTGATCATCATTTCCACGAGCGGCGGCGCGCGCATGTATGAAGGCATGTTCAGTCTCATGCAAATGGCCAAGACCTGTGGCGCGCTGGCGTATCACGCACAAGCCCGCCTGCCCTACATCAGCATCCTGACTGACCCCACGATGGCGGGTGTCATGGCGAGTTATGCGAGTGTGGGCGACCTGATCCTGGCCGAGCCGGGCGCGATGATCGGCTTTGCGGGTCCGCGCGTGATCAAGGACACCACCCAGGCGGAACTGCCGCCGGGTTTCCAGACTGCCGAATTCCTCCTCGATCACGGATTGATTGACGCAATTGTTCCGCGGAAAGAGATGAAGGATCGCCTGAGCGACTATCTCGATTACCTCACGGCAAATCGCAATAAGCTGAAGAGCCGAGCCGCTTAGTGGGCGCCATGGCCTGGCATGGATTGCAACAGGCGTTGTTTCCGTTCGGCTGGCAGGGAGGATTGAAGCAACCACGCTTCGGCGGCTGCGGGGTCTGAGCGAATCCAATTCCGCGCCAGGTTCTCCGTTTGATTGTATCGTTGATTCGGGTCCGTCATGGTTTCGACCCATGGCGCCGCCAGCTCGGGCGAATTGTAGGAGAGGCGTGAAACGAAGCCAGAGATCGCCGATTCCCGCGACGTTCCAATCGGCAGGGTTTTGAGCCAAACGCTGGCTCCATTCGGGTCGGCGTCCGCCCAGTTCCCCGCAACAGACTGAAACGCCTGGTCCCTCGACTTACCATCGGGAAACGTAGCCACCCATTTCGCCGCCGCATTCGGCTCGGACTGGCTCCACTGGCTCAATATTTGTGAGGTGGCGCTTTCCTGGGCGGGGCCAGGAGGGAGTGTGCCGACGTAACGGGCCGCTTCTTCGGGTGCGTTCCGCGCCCAACCGGCAAGCACGCCGCTGAGAGCGTTATTCTGTCCCTGCTGGTCGGGAAAACTCCGCGCCCATTCGAGGGCCTTTTGAGGATCTGTTTCCGCCCACTGATTTGCCACAGCGCCCAACAGGTTGTCCCGGGAACTTCCAGGAGGCATGTTCTGGGCGTATTCCGCTGCTCCCTTCGGATCGGCCTGCGCCCACGTATGACTCATCTGTTGGAACGCCTGATGCCGTGCGCTGCCTTCCGGCAGCTGCGTCACCCATTCAATCGCGCCGTTCAAATTCGCACTCGCCCAACTGCTGGCAAGCTGTCCTATGAATTCGTTTCGGCGCTGCCCGGGCGGCAATGTCACGGCAAACTCTGCAGCCGCCTCTGGATCCCCCTGCGTCAATTGCCATGAAACCTGCCGCAACGCGTCGCTCTTCATTCGGCCTTCAGGAAACGATGCAATCCATTCCATCGCGCCTTTGGGATCATACTGCGCGAGGCCGTTTGCGATCTGCGCCACTGCCTGATTTCGGGACTGGCCGGCAGGCAGCAGGTTGGCGAACTCCAGTGCGGCATGTGGATCCTGATAGGACAGGCTCGACGCGAGCGTCTGCAAAGCGCGATTGCGCTCAGGGCCGGCACGCAGTTCCTCAATCATCTTCAGGGCCGCTGGCCGATCGTTCTGTGCCAGTTGAGTAGCGATCGTTCCGATCAGTTCGCTGCGGTGCCGGCCTTCAGGCATGGCTTGAACCTGTGTCAGCGCCGCCTGGGGATCCGCTGCAGCCCAACGCGAGAGGACGCTGGAAAGGGCATTTTTCTTCGCCTGCCCTTCGGGCAGTTGCTGCGCCCACGCCAGTGCGCTGTCAGGATCGGAACCCGCCCATTGCGAAGCCACGTTCACCATGAACTCGTTTCGCATCTGTCCCGCTGGCAGGGTGGCGGCAAATTCAGCGGCCGCTTTCGCATCATGCTCCGCCACCTGGTACGAGATGTTGCGGAGTGCATCCCGCTTGCCTGGACCTTCCGCCATCTGATTCACCCAATCCAGCGCTTCCCTGGCATTCTGCCGGGCCAGTCCGCCGGCAATCTGTCCAATGATCTGGTTCCGCTGGCGGCCAGGAGGCATGGCCTCGGCAAATTCCTTCGCCACCTGCGGATTTTGATACGCAAGATTCGACGTGATGCGCTGCACCAACTGATTGCGCAGTTCGCCTGCCGGCAGATTCTGCACCCACGCAAGAGCGGCTTTCGCGTCAATCTGCGACCATTGCAATCCAACGCTGCTCAATGCTTCCCTTCGAGTATTCCCGTCAGGCAACTGCTCGGCCCATGCCAGCGCAGCCCGGACATCGATGCTCGCCCATTGTGATGCAACCGCGTTCATGGCGGAGTTGCGCGTCGTTCCCACGGGCAGCGATGCGGCGAGCGCGGCGGCTGCGGCAGGATCGGTTCCGGCAAGGTGTGTCACAACCATGTGGATCGCACTGCTGCGCTCCGGGGTGGCGCTGAGTTGTTGCGCCCAGGCCAACGGCGCCTGGGAATCGATGAGGACCCACGCGCTGACAACGGCGCTGATCGCCTGCATCCGCTGGGAACCGGACGGAAGGCTCAGCACCCGTTGGGCGGCAGCGGCGGGGTCGCGCGCCGCCCAGACATTGAACACTTCATAGACCGAGTTGCCCCATCGAGGTCCGTCGCCCGCTGCGACCGTCATGTTGATGGCCGCTTCCGGGTCTGATTCGGCAAGTACCCCGGCCAGCGCTGATACGCTCTGTTTCTTTAACGGCCCTTCGGGCAGCTTCGCATGCCATGCGATGGCTGCCGTAGAATCCACTTCAGCCCAGCCGCGCAGGACATGAACGATCGCCTGGTTGCGTTCATTGAAGTTCGGCAGGGCGTTGGCGTGATGCATCGCCGCAGTAACATCGAACTTGGCCCAGCGCGGGAGCAGCACTCCCGCCGCCGCGGGCCGGGCCTGGCGAAGATGCGGCTGATCCAGATAAGCGACGAGGCCAGGAAGATCCTCAGGTTGAATGGAATCCGAAACCTGGCGAAGGCGTTCGAACTGGCGGACACGTCCGCTGCGCGTGGCTGCTTCGATTGCGGCCTGGGCTTCTGCGAGCGACATCACGCGGCCAGGGCGGAACTCATCGAGGTTGGTTGCGGCCAAAGCGGCAATGGGCGGAAGGGTCCTGGCGGTCTGCTCCCCAGCCAGGATGGAAGCAGGTTCCGCTGAACGGACTGACGCCCGTTTTGTTCCAAGCGCCCATCCGAGCACGAAGCTCAGAATCACAACCAACGAAGCCGCGACGAAACGTCGATTCATATGCCTTCGATTGCTTTCCGGGAAAAATGTTCGGGTTTTTCTGATCCTCCTGCGAACTCCCTGCGCAAAGACGCCACGTAATCCGTGAAGAAGCAAGCCGCGATTCCAAATCTTTTCTGGCGTGTTCAAACCTGGCGCGGGCCACCCGCACTGGTGGCGTGCTCACCCCATTTTTAGGCCGGGCTCTCCCCGGTAGGTTTCGGGGAGAGGCTATTGTGAAAATTATCATCTTGATCATCGGAATCGCCATCGGCGCCACCGCGGTGTGGTTTTATCGAAGCCAGCCCCAGGGCTCCCCTGCGCGCAACACTGGCGAGGAAATTGAGTCCGCCGTTCGTTCGGCGGGAAGCTCCCTGCAGGAAAGGATCGGGTCGCTCAACCTGAGGGGCGATGACATCCGCGACGAGCTGGAGCGCACTGGAAAAGTGATTCGACGCAACGCCAGCAGCGCAGGCGATGCGATCGCGGACGCAACCGAGGACGCGCGGACGACAGCTGCGATCAAGGCGAAGCTCGTGCGGGATCCCGATCTTTCGGCGTGGGACATTTCGGTTAATACGACGGCGGGTGTTGTAACGCTTGCGGGCAGTGTGGCGAATGCGGATCATATCGGAAAAGCGGTCGCACTTGCGATGGATACCGAACACGTAAAGGAAGTGGTGTCCACGCTGCAAGTAAAGGCCGAGCGGTAAGCCATGAGCATGTCTCCCAACCCCACGAACCTCGCTTTCGTTGAAAGCCTTTATGAGGATTACCTGCGCGATCACCAGTCCGTTTCATCGGAGTGGCGCGAGTACTTTTCAAAGGTCGCGGCGAATGAGCTGAGATTCCCAAAACCGCATTTCGGCCCGACCTTTCAGCCAGCGAGCATCTTCAATCCGCCTTCCAACCCAGCGCGCAACGGCCGGGCGCGAATTTCCGATCCCAACACGGCGGCGTTGCAGGACCGCATTTACCTTTTGATCCGGCTGTACCGCGTTCGAGGGCATCGCATCGCGCGCGTGGATCCGCTCGGCCAGCCCATCGAGACACCGCCGGAACTGGAGCCTGAATTTTTCGGCTTCACGGACGCGGACATGAGCCTGCCGGTTCACAGTGAAACCTTCCAATACGACGGCGCGCTCACACTTGGAACGCTCCTGGAGCGGTTGCGAAACACCTACTGCCGCAGCATCGGAGTGCAGTACATGCACATCGACGACTTGCGTGTGCGGAGATGGCTGCAGCGCCGAATGGAAACAACGGAGAACCGGCTGCAGCTCACGCGCGAGGAGCAGCTGCGCATTCTCACGCGGCTGACGGGCGCGGTGACGTTCGAGGAATTCATCCGCAGGAAATTTGTCGGCGCCAAAAGCTTTTCACTGGAAGGCTCGGAAAGCCTGATCCCCCTCCTGGATCTCGCGCTCGAAAAGGCGGGTGACCAGGGCATTGATGAAGTCGTTGTTGGCATGGCGCATCGCGGGCGGCTGAACGTGCTGGCCAATGTGATGGGCAAGAGCCCGCGCCAGATTTTTCGCGAGTTTTCCGACACCGACTGGAAATCCCGCCCGCAGCGCGGCGACGTCAAATACCACCTCGGTTACGATTCTGAATGGACGACGGCGGCTGGCCACAAACTTCGCCTTGCGATGTGCTTCAACCCGAGCCATCTCGAGTTCGTGAATCCGGTCGCCCTTGGCCGGGCGCGCGCGCGCCAGGACTGTCTCGAGGATCACGATCGCAACCACGCCATGGCGCTGCTGATCCATGGTGACGCTGCCTTCGCAGGCGAAGGCATCGTGCAGGAAAGCCTGAACCTCAGCCAGGTTCCCGGCTTTCGGACAGGCGGAACGTTGCATGTCATCGTCAACAACCAGATTGGATTCACCGCTGGCCCCGAACAGGCGCGTTCCTCACAATACGCGAGCGATGTCGCCAAGATGCTGCAGATTCCGATCTTCCACGTGAATGGCGAGGATCCCGAGGCGGTTGCACAAGTGGTGCGGCTGGGCATGGATTTCCGCCGGGAATTCCAGCGCGACGTCGTCATCAACATGTATGGATACCGCCGCCTGGGACACAATGAGGGCGACGAACCCACGTTCACACAGCCCGTGCTCTATCGCGCGATCGCCAAGCGCAAGCCCGTCCGCGAAGGATATCTCGAGCATCTGCTGCGCCTGGGCGGCGTCACGCGCGAGGAAGCCGACGAGATCGCCGCGCGGCGGAGGGAAGTGCTGGAGAAAGAATTGTCGCAATCGCAAAAGGAGGATGCGGAGGGCGGACGGCCCATTATCACGCGTTGGAAATGCCGGGGAGGGCTTGAACCCTCGGACGACGAAGCGCAGACAGCGGTGCCGCGGGACAGGCTGGTGCAATTGCTTCGGGCGTTGAACGAGCTGCCGCCCGAATTTCACCTACATCCCAAACTGAAGAAGTTGTTTGAGAATCGCGAATTGATGATGACGGGCGAACATCCGCTCGACTGGGCCGCGGCCGAAGCTCTTGCGATCGCAACGCTGGCGGCGGAAAAATGCCGCGTCCGATTGACTGGACAGGACAGCGAGCGCGGAACCTTCAGTCATCGCCATGCGGTCCTGCACGATTACCAGGACGGACACACGTACACACCGCTGCAGCATGTTGCAGCCGGCCAGGCCAGCGTCGAGATTTACAACAGCCCATTGTCCGAGACGGCCGTGCTTGGGTTTGAATACGGGTACAGCCTGGACTGCCCTGAAGGCATCGTGATCTGGGAAGCGCAGTTTGGGGATTTTTGGAATGTGGCACAGCCGATCGTTGATCAGTTCATCACGAGTGGCGAAGACAAGTGGGGCCAGCTCAGCGGCGTCACGTTGCTGTTGCCGCACGGGTTTGAAGGCCAGGGACCTGAGCATTCAAGCGCGCGGCTTGAACGATTTCTTGCGCTCAGCGTTGAGGATAACATCCAGGTCGTTTATCCCACCACGCCCGCCCAATACTTCCATTGCCTGCGGCGACAGGCGCTGCGTTCATGGCGAAAGCCCCTGGTGATCATGACGCCCAAGAGCCTGCTGAGGCATCCGAAGGTGGTGTCCTCGCTGGAAGACCTTGCGGAGCGCGGATTCCAGCGGATTATTCCCGACACGTTGCAAAAGCCTGCCGAGAACATTCGCCGCGTGCTGCTGTGCACGGGAAAAATCTTTTTCGAGCTGGAGGAACACAGGGCGGAGGCGCGGCACGAGGACGTCGCAATCCTGCGCGTCGAGCAACTCTACCCGCTTCGCCGTGAGACGCTCGAGACGGCGCTGGCACCCTACGCCGACAATACCCAGGTGCTCTGGGTTCAGGAAGAGCCGGCAAACATGGGCGCCGCAAATTACCTGAAGATTCATTTCGGGGAGCGCCTCTTCGACCGTCTTCCGCTGAAAACCATCGCGCGCGCCGCTGCCGCCACCCCGGCTTCCGGCTCCGCCAAACGCCACAAACACGAACAGGCCGAG
This genomic interval from Verrucomicrobiia bacterium contains the following:
- a CDS encoding BON domain-containing protein → MKIIILIIGIAIGATAVWFYRSQPQGSPARNTGEEIESAVRSAGSSLQERIGSLNLRGDDIRDELERTGKVIRRNASSAGDAIADATEDARTTAAIKAKLVRDPDLSAWDISVNTTAGVVTLAGSVANADHIGKAVALAMDTEHVKEVVSTLQVKAER
- the accD gene encoding acetyl-CoA carboxylase, carboxyltransferase subunit beta, producing ELDENLKVCTHCNYHFPIGARERVHSLVETCTFEELDADMTSVDVLNFTGAASYISKLEKYQKATGLKDAVITGICTLKDHRAALGIMDFSFLGGSMGSVVGEKLTRLIEKATEKELPLIIISTSGGARMYEGMFSLMQMAKTCGALAYHAQARLPYISILTDPTMAGVMASYASVGDLILAEPGAMIGFAGPRVIKDTTQAELPPGFQTAEFLLDHGLIDAIVPRKEMKDRLSDYLDYLTANRNKLKSRAA
- a CDS encoding 2-oxoglutarate dehydrogenase E1 component, translated to MSPNPTNLAFVESLYEDYLRDHQSVSSEWREYFSKVAANELRFPKPHFGPTFQPASIFNPPSNPARNGRARISDPNTAALQDRIYLLIRLYRVRGHRIARVDPLGQPIETPPELEPEFFGFTDADMSLPVHSETFQYDGALTLGTLLERLRNTYCRSIGVQYMHIDDLRVRRWLQRRMETTENRLQLTREEQLRILTRLTGAVTFEEFIRRKFVGAKSFSLEGSESLIPLLDLALEKAGDQGIDEVVVGMAHRGRLNVLANVMGKSPRQIFREFSDTDWKSRPQRGDVKYHLGYDSEWTTAAGHKLRLAMCFNPSHLEFVNPVALGRARARQDCLEDHDRNHAMALLIHGDAAFAGEGIVQESLNLSQVPGFRTGGTLHVIVNNQIGFTAGPEQARSSQYASDVAKMLQIPIFHVNGEDPEAVAQVVRLGMDFRREFQRDVVINMYGYRRLGHNEGDEPTFTQPVLYRAIAKRKPVREGYLEHLLRLGGVTREEADEIAARRREVLEKELSQSQKEDAEGGRPIITRWKCRGGLEPSDDEAQTAVPRDRLVQLLRALNELPPEFHLHPKLKKLFENRELMMTGEHPLDWAAAEALAIATLAAEKCRVRLTGQDSERGTFSHRHAVLHDYQDGHTYTPLQHVAAGQASVEIYNSPLSETAVLGFEYGYSLDCPEGIVIWEAQFGDFWNVAQPIVDQFITSGEDKWGQLSGVTLLLPHGFEGQGPEHSSARLERFLALSVEDNIQVVYPTTPAQYFHCLRRQALRSWRKPLVIMTPKSLLRHPKVVSSLEDLAERGFQRIIPDTLQKPAENIRRVLLCTGKIFFELEEHRAEARHEDVAILRVEQLYPLRRETLETALAPYADNTQVLWVQEEPANMGAANYLKIHFGERLFDRLPLKTIARAAAATPASGSAKRHKHEQAEIIKRAFTD